Proteins found in one Paenibacillus sp. FSL R10-2782 genomic segment:
- a CDS encoding HAMP domain-containing sensor histidine kinase has translation MRTMRAKILLSLSVAMLITVCITVILFIRLIDDLLVNQAKSKLHEQARKAVHIMSDGGFDRLDKAELNYVIKGVLLSADYFILSTDNRIIDSSISGMDGKKIERMLLIRQGFFASVHPSAHDLAAVHEGVAVLQGKKILFTNEELPGQPFRIFVYSPLSSLRALYVPLMKTTILSIVASFLVILVIGLMVVSRLVRPLKRLKEAVGNYEPNQPQDSDFPQADKSEIGELIGTFHSMSTRIQQHHNGQIEFLQNVSHELKTPLMSIQGYVYAIQDQVVPQDEGLSIIKVQSQRLIDMVEKLLQLSRLEALNEEWPVSLIDLRSMAEDAVHLLMPVAAERSISLRVEGEGLHVAVPAEQLFRIMLNLLQNAVRHTSTEVVIHLEAGTTPEVVWVIHVDDDGEGLTEEEAAEVFGRFYTGSNGVTGLGLAICRQIASRLNGELICTRSPLGGARFSYIQRML, from the coding sequence ATGCGAACGATGAGAGCTAAAATACTGCTGTCTCTATCCGTCGCAATGCTCATTACCGTCTGTATTACGGTGATTTTGTTCATCAGACTTATCGACGATCTTCTTGTAAATCAGGCTAAATCCAAGCTTCATGAACAGGCACGCAAAGCCGTCCATATTATGAGCGACGGAGGCTTTGACCGACTGGATAAAGCTGAATTGAACTATGTTATCAAAGGTGTGCTTTTGTCTGCCGATTATTTTATTTTAAGCACGGATAACCGCATCATCGACTCCAGCATCTCTGGAATGGATGGCAAGAAGATCGAGCGTATGCTTTTAATCCGCCAGGGGTTTTTTGCATCCGTTCATCCGTCTGCCCATGATCTGGCTGCTGTACATGAAGGCGTTGCTGTGCTTCAGGGTAAAAAGATACTGTTTACAAATGAAGAATTGCCGGGACAACCTTTTCGTATTTTTGTATACTCGCCTTTGTCTTCTTTAAGAGCGCTGTATGTCCCATTAATGAAAACCACCATACTGTCGATCGTGGCAAGCTTTTTGGTGATTCTCGTCATTGGGCTGATGGTCGTTTCACGACTAGTACGCCCTCTCAAGAGATTGAAGGAGGCTGTAGGCAACTACGAGCCGAATCAACCACAGGATAGTGATTTTCCGCAAGCGGACAAAAGCGAGATTGGCGAGCTGATCGGTACCTTTCATTCCATGTCCACCCGTATACAACAGCATCACAACGGTCAAATTGAATTTTTGCAAAATGTGTCTCACGAGCTAAAGACACCGTTAATGTCCATTCAAGGATACGTTTACGCCATTCAAGATCAGGTGGTGCCCCAGGATGAGGGGCTTAGTATCATTAAAGTGCAGTCCCAACGATTAATTGATATGGTGGAAAAACTGCTTCAGCTATCGAGGCTGGAGGCGTTGAACGAGGAATGGCCTGTCTCTCTGATTGATCTTAGAAGCATGGCAGAGGACGCTGTCCATTTGTTGATGCCGGTGGCTGCCGAACGCTCGATCTCGCTTCGCGTGGAGGGGGAGGGCCTGCATGTGGCTGTTCCGGCCGAGCAATTATTCCGTATAATGCTGAATTTGTTGCAAAATGCGGTTCGACATACCTCTACGGAGGTTGTCATCCATTTGGAGGCGGGAACGACACCGGAGGTCGTATGGGTAATCCATGTGGATGACGATGGAGAAGGTTTAACTGAAGAAGAGGCGGCGGAGGTGTTTGGACGATTCTATACCGGCTCAAACGGTGTTACAGGTCTGGGATTAGCTATTTGCCGCCAAATTGCCTCCCGGCTGAACGGAGAACTGATCTGCACACGCTCGCCATTGGGTGGAGCACGGTTCAGTTATATACAACGCATGTTATAA
- a CDS encoding response regulator transcription factor, whose amino-acid sequence MTKIVVVDDDVFILQLISEYLKKESYEVTSFSSGKTLVEHIRTDHPDCLVLDIMMPGIDGLSLLTQLREFTEMPIIMISARGEESDRIHGLELGCSDFLTKPFNPRELVGRVKAMLRLSKVGMSASDDKRPAGSAEVCRAGNLCIFSDFRKVTVDGQELNLTSREFDLLLFLSNHLERPFGREHLIQQVWSYDFIGDVRVVDDLVKRIRKKLAEYHSTLVINTVWGFGYKATVQEQ is encoded by the coding sequence ATGACAAAAATAGTAGTGGTGGATGACGACGTGTTCATTTTGCAATTAATATCGGAGTATTTAAAAAAAGAATCCTACGAGGTAACCTCCTTCTCCAGCGGCAAGACCCTGGTAGAGCATATTCGTACCGATCATCCGGATTGTCTCGTTCTCGATATCATGATGCCCGGAATTGATGGGCTATCCCTGTTGACTCAATTGCGGGAATTTACGGAAATGCCGATTATTATGATCTCCGCGCGAGGTGAAGAAAGTGATCGTATTCACGGGCTGGAGCTGGGCTGCAGTGATTTTCTAACCAAGCCCTTTAATCCACGGGAGTTGGTTGGGAGGGTCAAAGCGATGCTGCGATTGAGCAAGGTCGGAATGTCTGCATCGGATGATAAGAGACCCGCAGGAAGCGCAGAAGTATGCCGTGCGGGCAATCTGTGTATTTTTTCAGATTTTCGTAAGGTCACGGTGGATGGACAAGAGCTGAATTTGACCTCACGTGAATTTGATCTGCTGCTGTTTCTTTCGAATCATTTGGAAAGACCTTTTGGCAGGGAGCATTTGATTCAGCAGGTATGGAGCTATGATTTTATAGGTGATGTGAGGGTCGTGGACGATCTGGTCAAACGGATTCGTAAAAAGCTGGCGGAATACCACTCTACACTCGTTATTAATACCGTTTGGGGCTTCGGATATAAAGCAACGGTTCAGGAGCAATAG